Proteins from a single region of Natrialbaceae archaeon AArc-T1-2:
- a CDS encoding DNA-binding protein — MSSKNVTSEVVSVDEQAFEKADEAVVDEDGFEVVDETPEFQATVQMEVQAKVDANHPDGMVNTSEERIYGATLAQEERIRAREAELERISARAEMGTQEGREKRTRDIAAKRSAERRVEFHKRAASVNPWADPERDDPRAELTQEQLAVVNKQSMRLAEKLDGWSRAAIGRRLGEAVVGGKDLMSAVVGVFEELQTAPGQVVPIGMLEDVNRKEVSIEGTVTQLWEPSSSTISQVGLIEDKSGRTKLTSWVASDQPWIEEGERVRIHGAAKNWYNGRVSIALTGWSTVHFPERGRWWE, encoded by the coding sequence ATGTCAAGTAAGAACGTTACCAGTGAAGTAGTTTCGGTCGATGAACAGGCATTCGAAAAAGCGGACGAAGCGGTGGTCGACGAGGATGGCTTCGAGGTAGTCGATGAGACGCCGGAGTTCCAGGCAACGGTGCAGATGGAAGTGCAGGCGAAAGTCGATGCGAACCACCCAGACGGGATGGTCAACACCAGTGAAGAACGGATCTATGGTGCGACCCTGGCTCAGGAAGAGCGCATTCGGGCGCGAGAGGCGGAGCTGGAGCGCATCAGTGCCAGGGCGGAGATGGGGACGCAAGAAGGTCGGGAGAAGCGGACGCGAGACATCGCGGCAAAGCGGAGTGCTGAGCGACGTGTTGAGTTCCACAAACGGGCGGCGAGCGTGAACCCGTGGGCGGACCCAGAGCGAGACGATCCTCGTGCAGAGCTGACTCAGGAGCAGTTGGCTGTGGTGAACAAGCAGTCAATGCGGCTGGCCGAGAAGCTGGATGGCTGGTCGCGAGCAGCGATTGGTCGGCGACTAGGTGAAGCCGTTGTCGGTGGGAAAGACCTGATGAGTGCAGTCGTCGGAGTGTTCGAGGAGTTGCAGACGGCGCCGGGACAGGTGGTTCCCATCGGGATGCTCGAGGACGTCAATCGGAAAGAAGTGAGCATCGAGGGGACTGTGACGCAGTTGTGGGAGCCGTCGAGTTCAACTATTTCCCAAGTAGGGCTCATCGAAGACAAAAGTGGGCGAACGAAGCTGACGTCGTGGGTCGCAAGTGACCAACCCTGGATCGAAGAAGGTGAACGAGTTCGCATTCACGGGGCTGCGAAGAACTGGTACAACGGGCGCGTTTCCATAGCGCTCACCGGGTGGAGCACCGTGCATTTCCCTGAGCGCGGTCGGTGGTGGGAGTAG